In a single window of the Arachis hypogaea cultivar Tifrunner chromosome 6, arahy.Tifrunner.gnm2.J5K5, whole genome shotgun sequence genome:
- the LOC112696596 gene encoding protein SHOOT GRAVITROPISM 6 isoform X1, with product MASSASIPAPEAVQVLVSLLADDSSAVRTASMSSLKDIAALNPLLVLESCATVSRGGRRRFGNMAGVFKVMAFGVHALDKDDIDPAFMAKLAKIATAELISSKEFNSDWQRAATSLLVAIGSHLPDLMMEEIFLHLSGTNSALPAMVQILAEFASTDPLQFIPRWKGVLSRILPILGNVRDTQRPIFANAFKCWCQAAWQHSIDSPSHFPLGGDVMSYLNSAFELLLRVWAASRDLKVRVASVEALGQMVGLITRTQLKAALPRLVPTILDLYKKDQEIAFLATCSLHNLLNASLLSETGPPMLDFEDLTLTLSTLLPVVSINNDSKDQSDFSIGLKMYNEVQRCFLTVGLVYPDDLFLFLVNKCRVKEEPLTFGGLCVLKHLLPRLFEAWHSKIPLLVEAVKSLLEEPSLGVRKALSELIVVMASHCYLVGSSGELFIEYLVRHCALTDNNRGDLDILNKRVEMKIRAVTPGELRTVCEKGLLLVTITIPEMEHVLWPFLLRMIIPRSYTGAVATVCRCISELWRHRSYGNDMLSECKTHPDIPTAEELLARLVVLLHDPLAREQLPTQILTVLCLLAPLFPKNVNLFWQDEIPKMKAYVSDTEDLKQDPSCQDTWDDMIINFLAESLDFIQDADWVMSLGNVFAKHYELYTSDDEHAALLHRCLGILLQKVNDRAYVSDKIDLMYKKANIAIPTNRLGLAKAMGLVAASHLDTVLEKLKDILDNVGQSIFQRIMALFSDSFRTEDSDDIHAALALMYGYAAKYAPSTVIEARINALVGTNMLSRLLNVHHPRAKQAVITAIDLLGSAVINAAETGAPFPLKRRDVLLDYILTLMGRDDNDGFADYNELLRTQAIAISACTTLVSVEPKLTVETRNHVLKATLGFFAVPNDPVDVVNPLIENLITLLCAILLTSGEDGRSRAELLLLMLRQIDQFISSPIEYQRKRGCLAVHEMLLKFRVICVSGHCALGCQGSCAHNKQIDRIVFGNFSKLPSAFVLPSREALCLGDRVIVYLPRCADVNSEVRKISAEILDQLFSISLSLPRPAGSLISSEDIELSYSALSSLEDVIAILRNDTSIDPSEVFNRIVSSLCILLTKDELVATLHGCSVALNDKIKQSAEGAIQAIVEFVSRRGRELSEFDISRTTQSLISATVHASDKHLRVETLGAISSLAENTSPSTVFDEVLATAGKDIVSKDISRLRGGWPMQDAFYAFSQHMVLSVTFLEHVMSALSQTPIVKGDAYRVEDSQVDNNIENGNLQAAIFALTAFFRGGGKIGKRAAEQNYASVLSELTLQLGSCHSLANSGQQEPLRNLLTAFQAFCECVGDLEMGKILARDGELSENERWINLIGDIAGCISIKRPKEVQNICLVLTKSLDRPLKYQREAAAAALSEFVRYSGGLGSCLEQMVEVLCRHVSDESSTVRRLCLRGLVQIPSIHILKYTSQVLGVILALLDDSDESVQLTAVSCLLMILESSPDDAVEPILLNLSVRLRNLQASMNVKMRANSFAAFGALSSYGIGALKDAFVEQVHAALPCLVLHLHDEDAGVRLACRNTLKRVFPSMEIEGLLALLNTQSFLSDHRSDYEDFLRDIAKQFIQHLPSRVDTYMAATVQAFDAPWPAIQANAIYFSSSILSLSDNHHILAIYHAQVFGMLVGDLSRSPDAIVRATCSSALGLLLKSSNTLSWRAVSPDRSDSTSRNHDLESTQNQQIQTET from the exons atggcctcttcAGCCTCTATTCCCGCTCCTG AGGCCGTTCAGGTTCTGGTCTCCTTGCTCGCCGATGATTCCTCCGCCGTCAGAACCGCCTCCATGTCCTCTCTCAAGGACATTGCTGCACT GAATCCTCTTCTTGTACTCGAGTCTTGCGCCACTGTTTCACGCGGAGGACGGAGG cgATTTGGTAACATGGCGGGAGTTTTTAAGGTGATGGCGTTTGGTGTTCATGCTCTTGACAAGGACGACATTGATCCTGCCTTCATGGCTAAGCTTGCTAAGATTGCTACCGCAGAGTTGATTTCTTCTAAG GAATTCAATTCAGATTGGCAACGAGCAGCAACAAGCTTACTTGTTGCAATAGGCTCACATTTACCTGATCTT ATGATGGAAGAAATCTTTCTTCATTTATCTGGCACAAATTCAGCGTTACCAGCTATGGTTCAAATACTTGCAGAATTTGCTTCAACTGATC CCTTGCAGTTCATTCCACGTTGGAAAGGTGTACTTTCACGAATTTTGCCAATTCTTGGAAATGTGCGCGATACGCAGAGGCCAATTTTCGCAAATG CATTTAAGTGTTGGTGTCAAGCTGCTTGGCAACATAGTATAGATTCTCCTTCACATTTTCCCTTGGGTGGTGATGTCAT GTCATATCTAAATTCTGCTTTTGAACTTCTATTGAGAGTTTGGGCAGCTTCACGGGACTTAAAG gTTCGTGTGGCGTCTGTGGAAGCACTGGGCCAGATGGTTGGTCTCATAACACGGACACAATTAAAGGCAGCTTTACCAAGGCTTGTTCCTACGATATTGGACTT GTACAAAAAGGATCAAGAAATCGCTTTTCTAGCAACGTGTAGTCTCCACAATCTCTTGAATGCCTCTTTGCTGTCAGAAACTGGCCCTCCTATGCTTGATTTTGAG GATTTGACGCTTACTCTGTCAACACTTCTACCTGTAGTTTCTATAAATAATGACAGCAAAGATCAATCAGATTTCTCAATTGGACTTAAG ATGTATAATGAGGTGCAACGTTGCTTTCTCACAGTTGGCTTGGTGTATCCAGATGATTTGTTTCTGTTTCTTGTAAAT aaATGCAGGGTGAAGGAAGAACCATTGACCTTTGGTGGACTTTGTGTTTTGAAGCATCTTTTACCAAG GTTATTTGAAGCTTGGCATAGTAAAATACCTCTACTTGTTGAAGCTGTAAAGTCCTTGCTAGAGGAGCCGAGTTTAGGTGTTCGGAAAGCACTTTCTGAG TTAATTGTGGTTATGGCTTCACATTGTTACTTGGTTGGTTCATCTGGAGAGTTGTTCATTGAGTATCTTGTACGGCACTGTGCTTTAACTGACAATAATCGCGGTGATCTTGACATCCTGAATAAGAGAGTGGAG ATGAAAATTAGGGCTGTCACTCCAGGGGAGTTAAGGACAGTATGTGAAAAAGGCCTCCTTCTAGTAACTATCACAATTCCTGAAATGGAG CACGTTCTTTGGCCTTTTTTGTTGCGAATGATTATTCCACGGAGCTACACTGGCGCTGTTGCCACG GTTTGCAGGTGTATCTCAGAATTGTGGCGGCACAGATCTTATGGCAATGATATGTTGAGTGAGTGTAAAACACATCCTGATATACCAACTGCTGAG GAGCTTCTTGCTCGTTTGGTGGTGCTTTTGCATGATCCTCTAGCAAGGGAGCAGTTGCCTACCCAGATTTTAACG GTTCTGTGTCTTCTAGCACCCCTATTTCCGAAAAATGTCAATTTGTTTTGGCAAGATGAG ATTCCGAAGATGAAGGCCTATGTTAGTGATACAGAAGACTTGAAACAGGATCCATCTTGTCAAGACACTTGGGACGACATGATAATAAAT TTTCTTGCAGAATCATTGGATTTCATTCAAGATGCAGATTGGGTTATGTCTCTTGGAAATGTGTTCGCTAAGCATTATGAGCTCTACACTTCTGATGATGAACATGCTGCTCTTCTTCACCG GTGCTTGGGGATTCTGCTTCAAAAGGTTAATGACAGAGCTTATGTCAGTGATAAAATAGATTTGATGTATAAGAAAGCAAACATCGCAATTCCTACAAATAGGCTAGGGTTGGCCAAAGCAATGGGTCtg GTTGCTGCTTCTCACTTGGATACAGTGTTGGAGAAGCTAAAGGATATTCTAGACAATGTTGGACAAAGCATATTTCAGAG GATTATGGCATTGTTCTCAGATAGTTTCAGAACAGAAGATTCGGATGATATACATGCTGCTTTGGCTCTAATGTATGGATATGCTGCGAAGTATGCACCATCAACTGTCATTGAAGCCAGAATAAATGCCCTTGTT GGCACCAACATGCTTTCAAGGCTTCTTAACGTCCATCATCCCAGAGCAAAGCAAGCTGTAATAACTGCAATTGATTTACTAG GTAGTGCTGTCATTAATGCTGCTGAAACTGGTGCACCATTTCCACTGAAAAGGAGGGATGTATTGCTTGATTATATCTTAACTTTAATGGGACGGGATGATAACGATGGCTTTGCTGATTACAATGAACTTCTGCGTACTCAG gcCATCGCGATAAGTGCCTGCACTACGTTGGTGTCTGTAGAGCCAAAACTAACAGTTGAAACTAGAAACCATGTCTTGAAG GCTACGTTAGGGTTTTTTGCAGTACCAAATGATCCAGTTGATGTTGTCAATCCCCTGATAGAAAACCTGATAACACTCTTATGTGCAATTCTTCTTACTAG TGGAGAAGATGGCAGAAGTCGAGCAGAGCTGCTACTTCTTATGTTGCGGCAAATTGATCAATTCATCTCTTCTCCTATTGAGTACCAAAGGAAAAGAGGTTGTCTTGCAGTCCATGAGATGCTTCTCAAGTTTCGGGTGATTTGTGTTAGCGGGCATTGTGCACTGGGATGCCAGGGGAGTTGTGCACATAACAAGCAAATTGACCGAATTGTATTTGGGAATTTTTCAAAGCTACCAT CTGCATTTGTTTTGCCAAGTCGTGAAGCTTTATGTTTGGGAGATAGGGTAATTGTGTATCTTCCACGATGTGCAGACGTGAATTCTGAAGTCAGAAAAATATCTGCAGAA ATTCTTGATCAACTCTTTAGCATCTCTCTTTCACTTCCGAGACCTGCTGGTTCATTGATATCTTCTGAAGATATAGAATTGTCATATAGTGCTTTGTCCTCTCTTGAGGATGTAATAGCCATATTGAGGAAT GATACTTCTATTGATCCATCAGAAGTTTTCAATAGGATTGTTTCCTCGCTTTGCATTCTGCTGACAAAAGATGAG CTGGTAGCTACACTGCATGGTTGCTCAGTAGCCTTAAATGATAAGATCAAGCAGTCAGCTGAAGGGGCTATTCAAGCCATTGTTGAGTTTGTTTCGAGAAGAGGGAGGGAGCTTTCTGAGTTTGATATCTCAAG GACGACGCAATCATTGATCTCTGCCACTGTGCATGCAAGTGATAAACACTTGCGTGTGGAGACCCTGGGAGCT ATTTCTTCTTTGGCTGAAAACACTAGTCCAAGTACTGTTTTTGATGAAGTTCTGGCTACGGCTGGGAAGGATATAGTCTCGAAGGATATATCTAGGTTACGTGGTGGTTGGCCTATGCAGGATGCTTTCTAT GCATTTTCTCAGCACATGGTACTGTCAGTTACATTTCTAGAACATGTAATGTCTGCCCTTAGTCAGACTCCTATCGTTAAAGGTGATGCATATAGAGTTGAGGATAGCCAGGTTGACAATAATATAGAGAATGGCAATCTTCAAGCTGCAATTTTTGCCCTTACTGCTTTCTTCAG AGGAGGTGGAAAAATTGGGAAGAGGGCTGCTGAGCAAAATTATGCTTCTGTTCTTTCTGAGCTTACGCTGCAACTTGGAAGCTGCCATAGTTTAGCTAACTCTGGCCAGCAGGAGCCATTGCG GAATCTTCTAACTGCATTCCAAGCATTTTGTGAATGTGTTGGTGACCTCGAGATGGGCAAG ATTTTAGCGAGAGATGGTGAATTATCTGAAAATGAGAGGTGGATTAATCTCATTGGAGATATAGCTGGCTGCATATCTATAAAACGACCAAAAGAG GTGCAAAATATTTGTCTAGTTTTGACGAAATCATTGGATCGACCACTGAAATACCAAAGGGAAGCTGCCGCAGCTGCATTGTCAGAATTCGTTCGTTATAG CGGAGGACTTGGTTCTTGTCTGGAGCAAATGGTTGAGGTTTTATGTCGACATGTATCGGACGAGTCCTCAACTGTTAGGCGTTTATGTTTGAGAGGTTTAGTGCAG ATTCCATCTATTCATATCCTGAAGTATACATCTCAAGTCTTGGGTGTTATACTAGCTTTGCTTGATGATTCTGATGAATCTGTACAATTGACTGCAGTATCATGCTTACTGATG ATTCTTGAATCTTCACCTGATGATGCAGTTGAGCCCATTTTGCTTAATCTTTCAGTACGGTTGAGGAATCTTCAA GCAAGCATGAACGTCAAGATGCGAGCAAATTCTTTTGCGGCATTTGGAGCTCTTAGCAGCTATGGAATTGGGGCACTAAAGGATGCCTTTGTTGAGCAG GTACATGCTGCTCTCCCTTGTCTGGTTTTGCATCTTCATGATGAAGATGCTGGTGTTCGATTGGCCTGTCGG AATACACTGAAACGAGTTTTCCCTTCGATGGAAATTGAAGGATTGCTTGCCTTGCTCAACACACAGAGCTTTCTTTCTGATCACCG AAGTGACTATGAGGACTTTCTCCGCGACATTGCAAAACAATTCATTCAGCATCTTCCCTCCAGAGTTGATACTTATATGGCAGCAACAGTGCAG GCTTTTGATGCACCGTGGCCCGCAATTCAAGCAAATGCTATATACTTCTCCAGCAGCATTCTTTCTTTATCAGACAATCATCATATTTTAGCTATCTACCATGCACAG GTATTTGGTATGCTAGTGGGAGACCTGAGTCGATCACCTGATGCAATTGTTAGAGCAACGTGCTCTTCTGCTTTGGGCTTGTTGCTGAAATCCTCCAACACATTATCATGGAGAGCAGTTTCCCCTGATCGGTCAGACTCAACTTCCAGGAACCACGATTTGGAGTCTACACAGAACCAGCAAATACAAACTGAAACTTAA
- the LOC112696596 gene encoding protein SHOOT GRAVITROPISM 6 isoform X2: MAGVFKVMAFGVHALDKDDIDPAFMAKLAKIATAELISSKEFNSDWQRAATSLLVAIGSHLPDLMMEEIFLHLSGTNSALPAMVQILAEFASTDPLQFIPRWKGVLSRILPILGNVRDTQRPIFANAFKCWCQAAWQHSIDSPSHFPLGGDVMSYLNSAFELLLRVWAASRDLKVRVASVEALGQMVGLITRTQLKAALPRLVPTILDLYKKDQEIAFLATCSLHNLLNASLLSETGPPMLDFEDLTLTLSTLLPVVSINNDSKDQSDFSIGLKMYNEVQRCFLTVGLVYPDDLFLFLVNKCRVKEEPLTFGGLCVLKHLLPRLFEAWHSKIPLLVEAVKSLLEEPSLGVRKALSELIVVMASHCYLVGSSGELFIEYLVRHCALTDNNRGDLDILNKRVEMKIRAVTPGELRTVCEKGLLLVTITIPEMEHVLWPFLLRMIIPRSYTGAVATVCRCISELWRHRSYGNDMLSECKTHPDIPTAEELLARLVVLLHDPLAREQLPTQILTVLCLLAPLFPKNVNLFWQDEIPKMKAYVSDTEDLKQDPSCQDTWDDMIINFLAESLDFIQDADWVMSLGNVFAKHYELYTSDDEHAALLHRCLGILLQKVNDRAYVSDKIDLMYKKANIAIPTNRLGLAKAMGLVAASHLDTVLEKLKDILDNVGQSIFQRIMALFSDSFRTEDSDDIHAALALMYGYAAKYAPSTVIEARINALVGTNMLSRLLNVHHPRAKQAVITAIDLLGSAVINAAETGAPFPLKRRDVLLDYILTLMGRDDNDGFADYNELLRTQAIAISACTTLVSVEPKLTVETRNHVLKATLGFFAVPNDPVDVVNPLIENLITLLCAILLTSGEDGRSRAELLLLMLRQIDQFISSPIEYQRKRGCLAVHEMLLKFRVICVSGHCALGCQGSCAHNKQIDRIVFGNFSKLPSAFVLPSREALCLGDRVIVYLPRCADVNSEVRKISAEILDQLFSISLSLPRPAGSLISSEDIELSYSALSSLEDVIAILRNDTSIDPSEVFNRIVSSLCILLTKDELVATLHGCSVALNDKIKQSAEGAIQAIVEFVSRRGRELSEFDISRTTQSLISATVHASDKHLRVETLGAISSLAENTSPSTVFDEVLATAGKDIVSKDISRLRGGWPMQDAFYAFSQHMVLSVTFLEHVMSALSQTPIVKGDAYRVEDSQVDNNIENGNLQAAIFALTAFFRGGGKIGKRAAEQNYASVLSELTLQLGSCHSLANSGQQEPLRNLLTAFQAFCECVGDLEMGKILARDGELSENERWINLIGDIAGCISIKRPKEVQNICLVLTKSLDRPLKYQREAAAAALSEFVRYSGGLGSCLEQMVEVLCRHVSDESSTVRRLCLRGLVQIPSIHILKYTSQVLGVILALLDDSDESVQLTAVSCLLMILESSPDDAVEPILLNLSVRLRNLQASMNVKMRANSFAAFGALSSYGIGALKDAFVEQVHAALPCLVLHLHDEDAGVRLACRNTLKRVFPSMEIEGLLALLNTQSFLSDHRSDYEDFLRDIAKQFIQHLPSRVDTYMAATVQAFDAPWPAIQANAIYFSSSILSLSDNHHILAIYHAQVFGMLVGDLSRSPDAIVRATCSSALGLLLKSSNTLSWRAVSPDRSDSTSRNHDLESTQNQQIQTET, encoded by the exons ATGGCGGGAGTTTTTAAGGTGATGGCGTTTGGTGTTCATGCTCTTGACAAGGACGACATTGATCCTGCCTTCATGGCTAAGCTTGCTAAGATTGCTACCGCAGAGTTGATTTCTTCTAAG GAATTCAATTCAGATTGGCAACGAGCAGCAACAAGCTTACTTGTTGCAATAGGCTCACATTTACCTGATCTT ATGATGGAAGAAATCTTTCTTCATTTATCTGGCACAAATTCAGCGTTACCAGCTATGGTTCAAATACTTGCAGAATTTGCTTCAACTGATC CCTTGCAGTTCATTCCACGTTGGAAAGGTGTACTTTCACGAATTTTGCCAATTCTTGGAAATGTGCGCGATACGCAGAGGCCAATTTTCGCAAATG CATTTAAGTGTTGGTGTCAAGCTGCTTGGCAACATAGTATAGATTCTCCTTCACATTTTCCCTTGGGTGGTGATGTCAT GTCATATCTAAATTCTGCTTTTGAACTTCTATTGAGAGTTTGGGCAGCTTCACGGGACTTAAAG gTTCGTGTGGCGTCTGTGGAAGCACTGGGCCAGATGGTTGGTCTCATAACACGGACACAATTAAAGGCAGCTTTACCAAGGCTTGTTCCTACGATATTGGACTT GTACAAAAAGGATCAAGAAATCGCTTTTCTAGCAACGTGTAGTCTCCACAATCTCTTGAATGCCTCTTTGCTGTCAGAAACTGGCCCTCCTATGCTTGATTTTGAG GATTTGACGCTTACTCTGTCAACACTTCTACCTGTAGTTTCTATAAATAATGACAGCAAAGATCAATCAGATTTCTCAATTGGACTTAAG ATGTATAATGAGGTGCAACGTTGCTTTCTCACAGTTGGCTTGGTGTATCCAGATGATTTGTTTCTGTTTCTTGTAAAT aaATGCAGGGTGAAGGAAGAACCATTGACCTTTGGTGGACTTTGTGTTTTGAAGCATCTTTTACCAAG GTTATTTGAAGCTTGGCATAGTAAAATACCTCTACTTGTTGAAGCTGTAAAGTCCTTGCTAGAGGAGCCGAGTTTAGGTGTTCGGAAAGCACTTTCTGAG TTAATTGTGGTTATGGCTTCACATTGTTACTTGGTTGGTTCATCTGGAGAGTTGTTCATTGAGTATCTTGTACGGCACTGTGCTTTAACTGACAATAATCGCGGTGATCTTGACATCCTGAATAAGAGAGTGGAG ATGAAAATTAGGGCTGTCACTCCAGGGGAGTTAAGGACAGTATGTGAAAAAGGCCTCCTTCTAGTAACTATCACAATTCCTGAAATGGAG CACGTTCTTTGGCCTTTTTTGTTGCGAATGATTATTCCACGGAGCTACACTGGCGCTGTTGCCACG GTTTGCAGGTGTATCTCAGAATTGTGGCGGCACAGATCTTATGGCAATGATATGTTGAGTGAGTGTAAAACACATCCTGATATACCAACTGCTGAG GAGCTTCTTGCTCGTTTGGTGGTGCTTTTGCATGATCCTCTAGCAAGGGAGCAGTTGCCTACCCAGATTTTAACG GTTCTGTGTCTTCTAGCACCCCTATTTCCGAAAAATGTCAATTTGTTTTGGCAAGATGAG ATTCCGAAGATGAAGGCCTATGTTAGTGATACAGAAGACTTGAAACAGGATCCATCTTGTCAAGACACTTGGGACGACATGATAATAAAT TTTCTTGCAGAATCATTGGATTTCATTCAAGATGCAGATTGGGTTATGTCTCTTGGAAATGTGTTCGCTAAGCATTATGAGCTCTACACTTCTGATGATGAACATGCTGCTCTTCTTCACCG GTGCTTGGGGATTCTGCTTCAAAAGGTTAATGACAGAGCTTATGTCAGTGATAAAATAGATTTGATGTATAAGAAAGCAAACATCGCAATTCCTACAAATAGGCTAGGGTTGGCCAAAGCAATGGGTCtg GTTGCTGCTTCTCACTTGGATACAGTGTTGGAGAAGCTAAAGGATATTCTAGACAATGTTGGACAAAGCATATTTCAGAG GATTATGGCATTGTTCTCAGATAGTTTCAGAACAGAAGATTCGGATGATATACATGCTGCTTTGGCTCTAATGTATGGATATGCTGCGAAGTATGCACCATCAACTGTCATTGAAGCCAGAATAAATGCCCTTGTT GGCACCAACATGCTTTCAAGGCTTCTTAACGTCCATCATCCCAGAGCAAAGCAAGCTGTAATAACTGCAATTGATTTACTAG GTAGTGCTGTCATTAATGCTGCTGAAACTGGTGCACCATTTCCACTGAAAAGGAGGGATGTATTGCTTGATTATATCTTAACTTTAATGGGACGGGATGATAACGATGGCTTTGCTGATTACAATGAACTTCTGCGTACTCAG gcCATCGCGATAAGTGCCTGCACTACGTTGGTGTCTGTAGAGCCAAAACTAACAGTTGAAACTAGAAACCATGTCTTGAAG GCTACGTTAGGGTTTTTTGCAGTACCAAATGATCCAGTTGATGTTGTCAATCCCCTGATAGAAAACCTGATAACACTCTTATGTGCAATTCTTCTTACTAG TGGAGAAGATGGCAGAAGTCGAGCAGAGCTGCTACTTCTTATGTTGCGGCAAATTGATCAATTCATCTCTTCTCCTATTGAGTACCAAAGGAAAAGAGGTTGTCTTGCAGTCCATGAGATGCTTCTCAAGTTTCGGGTGATTTGTGTTAGCGGGCATTGTGCACTGGGATGCCAGGGGAGTTGTGCACATAACAAGCAAATTGACCGAATTGTATTTGGGAATTTTTCAAAGCTACCAT CTGCATTTGTTTTGCCAAGTCGTGAAGCTTTATGTTTGGGAGATAGGGTAATTGTGTATCTTCCACGATGTGCAGACGTGAATTCTGAAGTCAGAAAAATATCTGCAGAA ATTCTTGATCAACTCTTTAGCATCTCTCTTTCACTTCCGAGACCTGCTGGTTCATTGATATCTTCTGAAGATATAGAATTGTCATATAGTGCTTTGTCCTCTCTTGAGGATGTAATAGCCATATTGAGGAAT GATACTTCTATTGATCCATCAGAAGTTTTCAATAGGATTGTTTCCTCGCTTTGCATTCTGCTGACAAAAGATGAG CTGGTAGCTACACTGCATGGTTGCTCAGTAGCCTTAAATGATAAGATCAAGCAGTCAGCTGAAGGGGCTATTCAAGCCATTGTTGAGTTTGTTTCGAGAAGAGGGAGGGAGCTTTCTGAGTTTGATATCTCAAG GACGACGCAATCATTGATCTCTGCCACTGTGCATGCAAGTGATAAACACTTGCGTGTGGAGACCCTGGGAGCT ATTTCTTCTTTGGCTGAAAACACTAGTCCAAGTACTGTTTTTGATGAAGTTCTGGCTACGGCTGGGAAGGATATAGTCTCGAAGGATATATCTAGGTTACGTGGTGGTTGGCCTATGCAGGATGCTTTCTAT GCATTTTCTCAGCACATGGTACTGTCAGTTACATTTCTAGAACATGTAATGTCTGCCCTTAGTCAGACTCCTATCGTTAAAGGTGATGCATATAGAGTTGAGGATAGCCAGGTTGACAATAATATAGAGAATGGCAATCTTCAAGCTGCAATTTTTGCCCTTACTGCTTTCTTCAG AGGAGGTGGAAAAATTGGGAAGAGGGCTGCTGAGCAAAATTATGCTTCTGTTCTTTCTGAGCTTACGCTGCAACTTGGAAGCTGCCATAGTTTAGCTAACTCTGGCCAGCAGGAGCCATTGCG GAATCTTCTAACTGCATTCCAAGCATTTTGTGAATGTGTTGGTGACCTCGAGATGGGCAAG ATTTTAGCGAGAGATGGTGAATTATCTGAAAATGAGAGGTGGATTAATCTCATTGGAGATATAGCTGGCTGCATATCTATAAAACGACCAAAAGAG GTGCAAAATATTTGTCTAGTTTTGACGAAATCATTGGATCGACCACTGAAATACCAAAGGGAAGCTGCCGCAGCTGCATTGTCAGAATTCGTTCGTTATAG CGGAGGACTTGGTTCTTGTCTGGAGCAAATGGTTGAGGTTTTATGTCGACATGTATCGGACGAGTCCTCAACTGTTAGGCGTTTATGTTTGAGAGGTTTAGTGCAG ATTCCATCTATTCATATCCTGAAGTATACATCTCAAGTCTTGGGTGTTATACTAGCTTTGCTTGATGATTCTGATGAATCTGTACAATTGACTGCAGTATCATGCTTACTGATG ATTCTTGAATCTTCACCTGATGATGCAGTTGAGCCCATTTTGCTTAATCTTTCAGTACGGTTGAGGAATCTTCAA GCAAGCATGAACGTCAAGATGCGAGCAAATTCTTTTGCGGCATTTGGAGCTCTTAGCAGCTATGGAATTGGGGCACTAAAGGATGCCTTTGTTGAGCAG GTACATGCTGCTCTCCCTTGTCTGGTTTTGCATCTTCATGATGAAGATGCTGGTGTTCGATTGGCCTGTCGG AATACACTGAAACGAGTTTTCCCTTCGATGGAAATTGAAGGATTGCTTGCCTTGCTCAACACACAGAGCTTTCTTTCTGATCACCG AAGTGACTATGAGGACTTTCTCCGCGACATTGCAAAACAATTCATTCAGCATCTTCCCTCCAGAGTTGATACTTATATGGCAGCAACAGTGCAG GCTTTTGATGCACCGTGGCCCGCAATTCAAGCAAATGCTATATACTTCTCCAGCAGCATTCTTTCTTTATCAGACAATCATCATATTTTAGCTATCTACCATGCACAG GTATTTGGTATGCTAGTGGGAGACCTGAGTCGATCACCTGATGCAATTGTTAGAGCAACGTGCTCTTCTGCTTTGGGCTTGTTGCTGAAATCCTCCAACACATTATCATGGAGAGCAGTTTCCCCTGATCGGTCAGACTCAACTTCCAGGAACCACGATTTGGAGTCTACACAGAACCAGCAAATACAAACTGAAACTTAA